One part of the Arabidopsis thaliana chromosome 1 sequence genome encodes these proteins:
- a CDS encoding catalytics (catalytics; FUNCTIONS IN: catalytic activity; INVOLVED IN: biological_process unknown; LOCATED IN: anchored to plasma membrane, plasma membrane, anchored to membrane; EXPRESSED IN: 23 plant structures; EXPRESSED DURING: 13 growth stages; CONTAINS InterPro DOMAIN/s: Soluble quinoprotein glucose/sorbosone dehydrogenase (InterPro:IPR011041), Six-bladed beta-propeller, TolB-like (InterPro:IPR011042); BEST Arabidopsis thaliana protein match is: hipl2 protein precursor (TAIR:AT5G62630.1); Has 3691 Blast hits to 3691 proteins in 820 species: Archae - 60; Bacteria - 1937; Metazoa - 139; Fungi - 4; Plants - 281; Viruses - 0; Other Eukaryotes - 1270 (source: NCBI BLink).): MKLHQFLVFLFLFLSCFALSSWALPLCSDSRAPSEVNSTLSFCPYKGKTCCNTMKDTSLMKQFQAMNISDKGCASVVKSILCANCDPFSSDLFRDNSDQQSVPILCNSTSSANSTENFCSETWETCQNVSISGSLFAASLQGRAGAPSNKNASKLADLWQSKTDFCSAFGGASSNETVCFSGEPVALNDNDTTPDKPPSGICLEKIGNGSYLNMVPHPDGSNRAFFSTQPGIVFLAGIPDQDSGGVLDVDPSSPFVDMTDEIHFDTEFGMMGMAFHPKFAQNGRFFASFNCDKSKWPGCTGRCSCNSDVNCDPSKLTPDSGSQPCQYQTVIAEYTANSTSSDPSKAKNAKPTEVRRIFTMGLPFTSHHAGQILFGPDGYLYFMMGDGGGGADPYNFAQNKKSLLGKIMRLDVDNIPSASEISKMGLWGNYSIPKDNPFREDKELEPEIWAVGLRNPWRCSFDSSRPSYFMCADVGQDTYEEVDLISKGGNYGWRVYEGPDLFHPESSPGGNTSVKSLNPIFPVMGYNHSEVDSSGKSASITGGYFYRSETDPCIAGRYVYADLYGNGVWAGIETPANSGSFVTKRTTFSCASDSPMKCSDSPGTSGLSLGYVFSFGEDNNKDIYLLTSNGVYRVVRPSRCNLTCSKENSTARRNPGTSSSPSSSSSSCYKHINGFHGSLVVLFVSLSLILLGLLN; the protein is encoded by the exons ATGAAGCTTCATCAATTTCTTGTGTTCCTTTTCTTGTTCCTCTCATGTTTTGCTCTTTCTTCATGGGCTCTTCCTCTCTGTTCCGATTCAA GAGCTCCCTCGGAGGTGAATTCGACATTGAGCTTTTGTCCTTACAAAGGAAAAACATGCTGCAATACAATGAAAGATACCAGTTTGATGAAGCAATTTCAAGCTATGAACATTTCCGACAAGGGTTGTGCTTCTGTTGTAAAATCAATCCTTTGTGCT AATTGCGATCCTTTTTCATCAGACTTATTCAGAGATAACTCAGATCAGCAGTCTGTTCCAATCCTCTGCAACTCGACCAGTTCAGCAAATTCCACAGAGAATTTTTGCTCTGAGACATGGGAGACATGTCAAAACGTCTCCATATCGGGTTCTCTTTTCGCTGCCTCATTACAAGGCCGAGCTGGAGCGCCGTCAAATAAAAATGCCTCCAAGCTTGCTGATCTATGGCAGTCCAAAACCGATTTCTGCAGTGCCTTTGGTGGAGCTAGCTCCAATGAAACTGTTTGCTTCAGCGGTGAGCCAGTTGCTCTTAATGACAATGATACTACTCCTGACAAGCCGCCTTCTGGTATATGCCTTGAGAAAATTGGAAACGGTTCTTACCTCAACATGGTTCCTCACCCTGATGGCTCCAACCGTGCATTCTTCTCTACGCAACCTGGAATAGTATTCTTGGCTGGTATACCGGATCAAGATTCTGGCGGGGTTTTGGATGTGGATCCATCTAGCCCATTTGTGGATATGACTGATGAGATTCATTTTGATACTGAGTTTGGGATGATGGGAATGGCTTTTCATCCAAAGTTTGCTCAAAATGGGCGTTTTTTCGCTTCTTTCAACTGCGATAAGTCCAAGTGGCCAGGCTGTACTGGAAGGTGCTCATGTAACTCCGATGTGAACTGTGATCCTTCCAAACTAACTCCTGACAGTGGATCTCAACCATGCCAATACCAAACCGTAATAGCTGAGTATACAGCCAATTCTACCTCGTCAGACCCTTCTAAG GCAAAGAACGCTAAGCCAACAGAAGTCAGGAGGATTTTCACAATGGGACTTCCCTTCACATCACACCATGCTGGACAGATTCTCTTTGGTCCAGATGGGTACCTATACTTTATGATGGGAGATGGAGGTGGAGGAGCAGACCCGTATAATTTCGCACAGAACAAGAAATCTTTGCTAGGAAAGATCATGAGGCTTGATGTAGATAACATTCCTA GTGCTTCTGAGATCTCCAAAATGGGTCTATGGGGAAACTACTCTATACCAAAAGACAACCCTTTTCGTGAAGACAAAGAGCTTGAACCTGAAATATGGGCTGTTGGATTGAGAAACCCTTGGAGATGCAGCTTTGATTCTTCTAGGCCTTCTTACTTCATGTGTGCTGATGTTGGACAG GACACATATGAAGAGGTGGATCTCATAAGCAAAGGAGGAAACTATGGTTGGCGTGTTTACGAAGGCCCGGATCTTTTCCATCCTGAGTCATCCCCTGGAGGAAACACATCTGTTAAATCACTAAACCCGATATTTCCTGTGATGGGTTACAACCACTCAGAAGTTGACTCAAGCGGAAAATCAGCTTCAATCACTGGAGGTTACTTTTATAGATCTGAAACTGATCCTTGCATAGCTGGAAG gtaCGTATATGCTGATCTATATGGAAATGGCGTGTGGGCGGGGATTGAAACGCCTGCTAATAGCGGGAGCTTTGTGACCAAAAGAACAACCTTCAGCTGTGCCAGTGACTCACCCATGAAATGTAGTGATTCCCCGGGAACTTCAGGGCTCTCCCTAGGGTATGTCTTCTCCTTTGGTGAGGATAACAACAAAGACATCTACTTGCTCACAAGCAATGGTGTCTATAGAGTAGTAAGGCCGAGCCGTTGCAACTTGACTTGCTCCAAGGAAAACTCCACAGCTAGAAGAAACCCCGGTACCTCAagttctccttcttcttcatcgtcttcttgtTATAAGCATATAAATGGTTTCCATGGAAGCTTGGtggttttgtttgtgtctCTGTCTTTGATTCTGCTAGGTTTATTAAACTAA
- a CDS encoding Nodulin-like / Major Facilitator Superfamily protein (Nodulin-like / Major Facilitator Superfamily protein; INVOLVED IN: transmembrane transport; LOCATED IN: endomembrane system; EXPRESSED IN: 24 plant structures; EXPRESSED DURING: 15 growth stages; CONTAINS InterPro DOMAIN/s: Nodulin-like (InterPro:IPR010658), Major facilitator superfamily MFS-1 (InterPro:IPR011701), Major facilitator superfamily, general substrate transporter (InterPro:IPR016196); BEST Arabidopsis thaliana protein match is: Nodulin-like / Major Facilitator Superfamily protein (TAIR:AT1G18940.1); Has 3116 Blast hits to 3052 proteins in 955 species: Archae - 29; Bacteria - 1753; Metazoa - 40; Fungi - 307; Plants - 604; Viruses - 0; Other Eukaryotes - 383 (source: NCBI BLink).), giving the protein MEILRTKWVAMTASIWIQCASGASYTFGIYSAVLKSTQSYDQSTLDTVSVFKDIGANAGVFSGLLYTYATSNRLRGRGGGIGGAGGPWVVLAVGAIQCFAGYFLIWASVTGLIRKPPVPLMCLFMFLAAQSQTFFNTANVVSAVENFADYGGTAVGIMKGFLGLSGAILIQLYETLCAGDPASFILLLAVTPTVLSLLVMPLVRIYETSVADDKKHLNGLSAVSLIIAAYLMIIIILKNTFGLSSWANIVTLVCLLVMLALPLLIARRAQRDGMEKTVPHDYSPLISSPKATTSGNQSSEGDSKVEAGLSENLNLLQAMKKLSFWLLFLAMICGMGSGLSTINNIRQIGESLRYSSVEINSLVSLWSIWNFLGRFGAGYASDALLHKKGWPRPLLMAATLGTMSIGHLIIASGFQGNLYVGSVIVGVCYGSQWSLMPTITSELFGIRHMGTIFNTISVASPIGSYIFSVRLIGYIYDKTASGEGNTCYGSHCFRLSFIIMASVAFFGFLVAIVLFFRTKTLYRQILVKRLHHR; this is encoded by the exons ATGGAGATACTAAGAACGAAATGGGTGGCTATGACAGCTAGTATATGGATACAATGCGCAAGCGGCGCTTCCTACACCTTCGGAATCTATTCCGCTGTCCTAAAATCGACTCAATCGTACGATCAATCCACCCTCGATACCGTCTCAGTCTTCAAGGACATCGGAGCAAACGCCGGAGTTTTCTCTGGGCTTTTATACACATACGCTACGTCCAATCGTCTCCGTGGACGGGGAGGAGGAATTGGAGGCGCTGGAGGACCTTGGGTGGTGCTTGCTGTTGGGGCAATTCAGTGCTTCGCCGGTTACTTTCTCATTTGGGCTTCTGTTACCGGACTTATTAGAAAGCCTCCGGTGCCGCTGATGTGCCTGTTTATGTTCTTAGCAGCTCAGTCGCAAACGTTCTTCAATACGGCTAATGTTGTTAGTGCCGTTGAGAATTTCGCTGACTATGGTGGTACAGCCGTTGGCATTATGAAG GGTTTTCTTGGTCTAAGTGGAGCGATACTGATTCAACTGTACGAGACATTGTGCGCTGGAGATCCGGCCAGCTTCATTCTCTTACTGGCAGTAACACCAACAGTGCTCTCACTCTTGGTCATGCCTCTGGTCAGGATCTATGAGACAAGCGTAGCCGATGATAAAAAGCATTTAAATGGTCTTTCAGCTGTATCTCTAATCATCGCAGCTTATCTTATGATCATTATCATATTGAAGAACACTTTTGGGTTGTCATCGTGGGCCAACATTGTCACACTTGTATGTCTACTCGTCATGCTTGCCTTGCCTCTACTTATTGCGAGAAGAGCACAACGAGACGGCATGGAAAAAACAGTACCACATGATTATTCCCCTCTCATAAGCAGTCCAAAGGCAACAACCTCCGGTAACCAAAGTTCTGAAGGTGACAGTAAAGTGGAAGCTGGACTGAGTGAGAACCTGAATCTTCTGCAAGCTATGAAAAAACTAAGCTTCTGGTTGTTATTTCTTGCCATGATTTGCGGAATGGGCTCTGGACTTTCAACGATAAACAACATCCGACAAATAGGTGAGTCTCTTCGATACTCATCAGTTGAGATAAATTCATTGGTCTCCTTGTGGAGTATATGGAACTTTCTCGGTAGATTTGGAGCTGGTTATGCCTCAGATGCATTGCTACACAAAAAGGGATGGCCACGTCCATTGCTAATGGCTGCAACACTTGGAACGATGAGCATAGGCCACCTAATCATAGCCTCTGGTTTTCAAGGAAATCTCTATGTTGGTTCTGTTATAGTTGGCGTTTGTTATGGTTCACAGTGGTCTCTGATGCCTACAATCACCTCTGAGCTGTTCGGGATTCGGCACATGGGAACCATCTTCAATACCATATCCGTGGCTAGTCCCATTGGTTCCTATATCTTCTCTGTAAGATTGATCGGTTATATCTACGATAAGACTGCTTCCGGGGAAGGGAACACATGTTATGGCTCTCATTGCTTCAGGCTGTCATTTATTATAATGGCATCTGTTGCGTTCTTTGGGTTTCTTGTCGCCATTGTACTATTCTTTCGGACAAAGACGCTATATCGACAGATCCTTGTAAAGAGGTTGCATCATCGATAG
- a CDS encoding Galactosyltransferase family protein (Galactosyltransferase family protein; FUNCTIONS IN: transferase activity, transferring hexosyl groups, transferase activity, transferring glycosyl groups; INVOLVED IN: protein amino acid glycosylation; LOCATED IN: membrane; EXPRESSED IN: 23 plant structures; EXPRESSED DURING: 15 growth stages; CONTAINS InterPro DOMAIN/s: Galectin, carbohydrate recognition domain (InterPro:IPR001079), Glycosyl transferase, family 31 (InterPro:IPR002659), Concanavalin A-like lectin/glucanase, subgroup (InterPro:IPR013320), Concanavalin A-like lectin/glucanase (InterPro:IPR008985); BEST Arabidopsis thaliana protein match is: Galactosyltransferase family protein (TAIR:AT5G62620.1); Has 2254 Blast hits to 2220 proteins in 111 species: Archae - 0; Bacteria - 6; Metazoa - 1612; Fungi - 6; Plants - 579; Viruses - 0; Other Eukaryotes - 51 (source: NCBI BLink).), whose translation MKKPKLSKVEKIDKIDLFSSLWKQRSVRVIMAIGFLYLVIVSVEIPLVFKSWSSSSVPLDALSRLEKLNNEQEPQVEIIPNPPLEPVSYPVSNPTIVTRTDLVQNKVREHHRGVLSSLRFDSETFDPSSKDGSVELHKSAKEAWQLGRKLWKELESGRLEKLVEKPEKNKPDSCPHSVSLTGSEFMNRENKLMELPCGLTLGSHITLVGRPRKAHPKEGDWSKLVSQFVIELQGLKTVEGEDPPRILHFNPRLKGDWSKKPVIEQNSCYRMQWGPAQRCEGWKSRDDEETVDSHVKCEKWIRDDDNYSEGSRARWWLNRLIGRRKRVKVEWPFPFVEEKLFVLTLSAGLEGYHINVDGKHVTSFPYRTGFTLEDATGLTVNGDIDVHSVFVASLPTSHPSFAPQRHLELSKRWQAPVVPDGPVEIFIGILSAGNHFSERMAVRKSWMQHVLITSAKVVARFFVALHGRKEVNVELKKEAEYFGDIVLVPYMDSYDLVVLKTVAICEHGALAFSAKYIMKCDDDTFVKLGAVINEVKKVPEGRSLYIGNMNYYHKPLRGGKWAVTYEEWPEEDYPPYANGPGYVLSSDIARFIVDKFERHKLRLFKMEDVSVGMWVEHFKNTTNPVDYRHSLRFCQFGCVENYYTAHYQSPRQMICLWDKLLRQNKPECCNMR comes from the exons atgaaaaaacCCAAATTGTCGAAAGTGGAAAAAATCGACAAGATTGATCTGTTCTCTTCACTATGGAAGCAGAGATCGGTTCGTGTAATAATGGCAATAGGGTTTCTCTATCTTGTAATTGTCTCAGTAGAGATACCTCTCGTTTTCAAATCCTGGTCCAGCAGCTCCGTGCCTCTTGATGCTCTTTCTCGACTCGAGAAGCTCAATAACGAGCAAGAGCCCCAAGTCGAGATTATCCCTAATCCTCCATTGGAGCCAGTTTCGTACCCGGTTTCGAACCCGACCATTGTTACCCGGACGGACCTTGTTCAGAACAAGGTCCGTGAACATCATCGGGGTGTTCTCTCaagtttgagatttgattcGGAAACTTTCGACCCGAGTAGTAAAGACGGGTCAGTGGAGCTTCACAAGTCAGCTAAGGAAGCTTGGCAGCTAGGTCGCAAGCTATGGAAGGAGCTTGAATCTGGAAGGCTTGAGAAACTAGTGGAGAAGCCAGAGAAGAACAAACCGGATTCATGTCCACATTCTGTTTCGCTAACCGGGTCTGAGTTTATGAACCGGGAGAACAAATTGATGGAGCTGCCGTGTGGTTTGACATTGGGTTCACACATAACTTTGGTGGGGAGGCCGAGGAAAGCTCATCCCAAGGAAGGAGATTGGTCTAAGTTGGTGTCTCAGTTTGTGATAGAGCTTCAAGGTTTGAAGACTGTTGAAGGAGAGGATCCTCCTAGGATTCTGCATTTCAATCCGAGGCTTAAGGGAGATTGGAGCAAAAAACCGGTGATTGAGCAGAATAGTTGCTATAGGATGCAATGGGGACCTGCACAACGTTGCGAAGGATGGAAGTcaagagatgatgaagagacTG TTGATAGTCATGTGAAGTGTGAAAAATGGATTCGTGATGATGACAATTACTCAGAAGGGTCGAGGGCAAGATGGTGGTTGAATAGACTTATAGGAAGGAGGAAAAGGGTCAAAGTAGAATGGCCGTTTCCTTTTGTGGAAGAGAAGCTGTTCGTTCTAACTCTTAGCGCCGGTTTAGAGGGTTACCATATCAATGTTGATGGAAAGCATGTTACTTCTTTCCCTTATCGCACT GGTTTCACCCTTGAGGATGCAACAGGGCTAACAGTAAACGGAGACATTGATGTCcattctgtttttgttgccTCTCTGCCAACATCACATCCTAGTTTTGCTCCCCAAAGGCATCTCGAATTGTCAAAGAGATGGCAGGCTCCTGTAGTTCCCGATGGGCCTGTGGAGATCTTTATAGGCATTCTTTCCGCAGGCAATCATTTCTCTGAGCGGATGGCTGTGAGGAAATCCTGGATGCAGCATGTTCTTATTACATCTGCAAAAGTTGTTGCTCGTTTCTTTGTGGCGCTG CATGGGAGGAAGGAGGTGAATGTGGAATTGAAGAAAGAAGCGGAGTATTTTGGGGACATTGTACTTGTTCCTTACATGGATAGCTATGATCTTGTCGTGCTGAAAACTGTTGCCATATGTGAACACGGA GCTCTTGCATTCTCTGCAAAGTACATAATGAAGTGTGACGATGATACATTTGTAAAACTTGGCGCGGTGATCAATGAAGTGAAAAAAGTACCCGAAGGTAGAAGCCTGTACATTGGTAACATGAATTATTACCACAAACCTCTCCGTGGGGGTAAATGGGCAGTCACATATGAG GAATGGCCAGAGGAGGACTATCCGCCCTACGCAAATGGACCCGGATATGTTCTATCTTCTGACATTGCGCGCTTCATCGTGGACAAGTTTGAGAGACATAAATTACGG CTGTTCAAGATGGAGGACGTGAGTGTGGGAATGTGGGTTGAGCATttcaagaacacaacaaaCCCAGTGGATTACAGACACAGTCTGAGATTCTGCCAGTTTGGTTGTGTTGAGAACTACTACACAGCTCATTACCAGTCGCCAAGACAGATGATATGCTTATGGGATAAGCTCTTAAGACAGAACAAGCCTGAGTGTTGTAACATGAGATGA